The sequence TGGAGTTGTAAGGCTGAAGGATGGAGGTGGCTCTGAGGAGAGGGCTGCCTCAGCTCTCACAGAGGCTGCATCGTACTCCTTCAAGTCTCCCTCCATTTCTGGGGAGGCAGTCGGGCTGAGGGTCGACTCCGGGTCTAGAAAGAGCACAGCCTCCGTGGTCACCAATGGGGCACCAGTCTCCTCCGAGTCCACTTGCATTTCTGGAGATGTTTTAAGGTTTAGGTCTGAGGTGGGCTCTAAGGAGGATGTTGGCCCAGTGGCCGTAGTGGGGTTGGGCCTTGCTGTTTGGGTGGGTGACGggcttgtggtggtggtgggtggtgGCCTTGTGGTCGTGGTGGGGTTCGGCCTTGTTGTGGCGGTGGTGGGGGCTGGCCCTAAAGTAGTGGTGGTGGGTGCGCTTGTGGTAGTGGGTGCAGGCCTCGTAGTGGTGGGTGTCAGCCTTTTTTTCACGGTGGTGGGTGCTGGCCTTATCGTAGTGGTAGTGGTCGGGTTTGTGGTAGTGGTGGCTGTTGCGAGAGCTGGCCTAGTGGTGAGGTTTGGCCTTGTTGTCCTAGAGGATGGAAAGGCCTCTTCTGAGTCTATACTGGGTTCTGCTGAGAGACAAAGAGGGCTGTGGGTTACCACCAGCTTCACTCGGAGCCCAACGGAGCTCCAGCCCCCGAGCAGTGCCAATGAAAACCAGCAAAGGAGAGCTGGAGAACGCAGGGACAGGCACTTTCACTGGGCTctcggggaaacccccacttctctCTGCCCCTTGGTGAGAATTGAGCTTAGCAGGTAGCCCACCAGATGCAGGGACATCCTTTTTTCTGGGCAGGTCCcaagatttaatttattttcagacCTGATGTGGGAAAATGCCACCCCTCTGGAATGGTATTTCCTGGCAGCAGGGGCCCAGGTGGTTGCTAATGGGATAGGAAGCCTTTCCCATCTGTCACCAGCACGAACATGGCCCAGGTTGGAGGACAGTGAGTCTTTCCTGTCTTCTGGTGGCTGAACAGTGGAACGAGCTGGGGGAGTTCCCAGTGGGCAGAGCTACCACCACGCATTGGTGTCTGCAGCAGAGATGCCAAGGACTACATGGGCTGCAGAATGTGAAAATGACCTACCCCAGCAGAGGGTAGGGGGGGACCCGTTAGATCAGGATGAGGCCCATTGGCAAGGCAGCATGTGTGAGGTAAGCTTGCTTTGCTGCTGCCTAGGCTATGCCTGCTCTGTAGATAAACACAGAACTCCAGTCCCAGGTCTGCCAATCCAGCTCCTTTTTGACAGTACTAATATATACTTACAAAAAGGTTATTCACCTCCGGGGAAAGCCCTAGAATCCTGATCCTGAGACCTGGGAGAACTTTGCCGGCAGGGCTGAGGAAGTGCTGGGATCTCCACATACAGCCAGATTCTGCCCCCTTACTCCTGGAGTAGCACCTCATTCAGAATCTAACCCCACTGCTTTCAGGGGGATTGTCCCATGGGTggaacctgcccctcccccagttctcTGGCCCATCCATGGAGACACTGGCTCCTCCAGTTTCCTTCACGTACCACAGATTGAATTCCTACACGTATAGCCCTCGGGGCACTTGGAGCATGGAGGTCCTTCCTTGTACGGCTTGCGACCCCTCACGTTGCCGCTGGAAGCAGAACATGCGGATGAAAAGAGAACAGCCCATGACAACAGAGGGGACGAAtcccctccccatctcaaaaaggaggGAGATTTTTCATTCAAGTCAGATCTTGCTAAGATATAAATCAAGGGTCACTTGACAAGTGGGGGGAGCTTTGACTGTGCTACTAATGGCACCTGGGCTTATGAACACTGTCTAGAGGCCTGAGTgcctttccattcacttcagcagcggtttggatcaggcccttaatgttaCAGCTGCTCAAAATAGGACCCCTCAGTTTCCTGAACGTTCATCGTTTTATTTTGCCTTCTTCCGTTAAAATTTCCATGCATATTTCCATAGAGGTCACCAGACTGGGAACACTCTGACCAGCTCTGATAGTTAGCCCTTGCGTTTATACAGCCCCATCAACAGAGGACCTCAAAGCCCGCTATACACATCTGTGAagtacactgatgtaaatcatcaCAAGGAACTCCATGGAGTCAGTAGCATAACACCAgcctgagagcagaatcaagctCATTTTCTCCATATCACagctggggaaaatgaggcacagagaaattaacagCCAAATTCTCCTCCTagtgacactggtgtaaacccaGGGTGCTTCCATTGACCTATGTGGAGCAAGTCTAGATTTACAGCCCTGTAACTATGTGGCTTTTCATGACACACCCAAGGACACGTGGTCCATGGCAGCACTGCAGATAAAACCAAGGACTCCTCTGTCCCAGACTTGGGCTCGATTTACAAGACCTGCCTCTCTTTGTTGCCACAGGAAAATGACAACAAAAAGCTTTATTGGGATTGGCTTCCACTCGCTACCTGAAAGCAAGGTAAGCAGAGCCTTGGGGAGGACATTCCTTCTCAGCCTGGGGATGAAGGTTACTGTAAGTAGATGTGACAGGGCCAAGATGGAATCAAAGCAGCCCTTGGGAAGCCTGCACTCACGGGGGATCGTAGTTGCAGACCAGCAGGTAGAGGTCAGGTTCCTCGACACCATGCAGGGTTTTACAGAATTGCATCCCACAGCCAACGCGTTCACTGTTTGCCCAGACCACCTAAAgcaagggaggaagagagaagggtTACGTCTGTCAGCACAAGGCAGGAAGAGCACAGCTGGGAGACCATGAGACACCCTGCCTGTGAGAAGAGGTTTAGAAGAATGAGCGTGTATGTCATCTGCAACCAGCATCAGCTCAGTCGTCACCAGGATTTTCTTCCCTGACCTCCAAAGCTAAAGCATGAGCCACTACAGCTTGGGCTAAAGGACCAACTCCCCAAACTAggagctgtagcagactcatggACTCTGTGCATGAAGGGCACACCATTTCAGAGTTACATCTAAGCAGAGTCAGGCCTGGTTAGTGCTTGGATGAGagaacactccccccccccccccccccccaatcaacaATTCTGTCTATCTGGACACAACCCACGTACCCCTGAATTATGGTGCTGTTCataatccagatctgaattttggaaGAGGCCCCTGTCTTTATACTAAGACAGATGAAAAGTCCAGATCCAAATACCCTGGAGTAGTGGAGAGTTCAAAACATAGAGCTTGCCCTGGATCCTAGTTCTGAGGCCAGAACCCATCTGCTACAGGGACTTGAAAGCCACACCAGGCTTCCTGAGTGACCAAACGGTGCAGCATTAAAACACACAGATGactttaaagacattttttttccCTGAAGGGAAACTGTTCAGCAGGCCTGTAATGATCACAGCAGCTCATGATGCCCACACAAGTGAGCCATCCATGCCGAATAAGAATCAATTCTATTCTGTCCAACTGAGATTCTTATACTGGGCCCAACACCATGGTATCGCAGCCCCTAAACAATATTTCTACGGTGGGTCAAGTCCCAAGCACAACTCCCTTCCAGGAATCCAGCCTCTCATGCCCTGTAGCCAGATACCTGGGTGTAGTGGCCACACATCTGTCCGACGGTGCACTTGGACGTGGTCAGGTTGTAATGCTCATGCTCGTTGTACCACTGCTCCAAGGCCACCTCCACGTCCATCTCGTCGCTAATGGCAAAGAGGTTCTCACCCCGCCGGCCCCGCTCCTTGTTGTGGCCCCAGATGCACTTCGCTGCATAGGCTTTGGCAAAGGCTTCCAGGTCGGGGGCCCAGCTCTGAAACAAACACAAAGCTGCCACCATCATAAAGCATGAGGCCGGGGGTGAGGATCGTCCATCAGGATCGAGTCCCTCACCACATGGATGAAACCCTCTGACATGCTGAGAGACACACAGCCTGTCCCCTATCCAGTGGGGCCAGAGGTTAGAACctagactcctgggttctgttcccaagcACTGGCGAAGTCTATGGCTCTCCCCAAAGTGACGTTTCTGATTCTTATCATGTTTGTCGGCAGGTCCATATTACATagcaggacaagatcagaaatgaggATATTCAAAGCTGAACCCTGCACCCACCAGCACTGGCTCACTTTCAGCAGCTTTCGTGGTGGGTATGTATTATTACAATGGAAGACCAGAGAattctgaaatgtgtttaccacaGAACGCCGCCACAAGGGATCACATGGGCATCAAAAGCTTCGGTGGTGCCATAAGATTGCCAGTAATAGGCACAGACTGAATATCCAGCCAGACCACCTTGAGGATCTAGCCAGAGATTGAACCAGGTGGCGCTTGATCTGCAAGGAGGCCATGTTactgggatttgccatgatgatgatggAGTCCCCCGTAGGGGTGCAATTGCTGGATTGGAGccttaaactgttttaaaatggggttttcaAAGGAACTCAAGGGCATTAGCTGCTCAAATTCCAGTGGAATTCATTGGAGCTCAGTATCTAACCCCTTTAGGTTCCTTTGAATATACCAGCCTCAGGCAAATGTGAATATAAAATGCTGGTTGTCAATGGGCAGTTCTACAGCAGCTTCCGTctctggatctcaaagcaccccTACACCCAGTTAggaattatccctgttttaccaatggggaaactgaggcaacgaGCAGCATGGTGACTCATTCAATGTCACCTGGCAacaagctgggaatggaacccagaagACCTGAGTCCCTTGTTGGAACCACTGACCACAATGAACAGGACAAACTGTGGGACTGCCTGGAGAGAGGGACCTGCCCAGTTCAACAGCTGTTTAAGACCAGAGCGCAGGAGCCAGCACACACATCTGGTAACCCCATCATTTAAACTCGACCGGAGACTCAGTCTGACAGCTGCCTCCCAAGTGATCCCTCCAGTGCCCGGACTGACAACAACTCCTTGTCCAGCTGAGCTCCCCTGGGCTCCATATCTTACCTAGCGGCGGTTGCTAGGTAAGAGAGGGAGAAGTTTTTGCACAAGAGAAGCATTAAAGGGAACACTATGAAGCAACTGCTTGGACTTTCATTACATTATTTAAAGGAGGCAGCAGCTTCTCTGAAATCCAACCAGCAGAGATAGCAGGGCAGGTGGGAGGAGAGCCCAGATATACAAGCCCACTGAAAGATCACAAAAATCAAAAGGGATGGAGCAGCGGGTGAGGAAGGTGGGTTTAGCAGCTGATGGGGGCAGGAGTAGGATGTGATCCAATGGGGAAACCCTCAGTATTTTGCAGGGAAGGTGATTATCTTAGTTGGTGTGAGGATGATTCCTGGTTCACTGATTCCTACATGTCAAAGCCCAAGGGTAGGTGGCAAGGATCAGAGAAGATGCAGTCACTGTTCTATCAAGTTGCTCTCTGCTTACTTATAAGAGGGGCGGtggccaggggaagggggggggggggtctgatgtGGCTTTGGAAAGAGGGTTGGCTGCAGGTCTTGGTGTGGGGGCTCATTATCCCCTCCCTGTGGCAGAGAGCCGGGTTCCATAAGCAGAGAACTAACCTCTGTGTTATttgcttcattaaaaaaaaaataaggcttTGGCCTGCGTATGCCCATTGTATAACCATTTCCATGGTAACCAGCTCTGCCGTCCCAAACACAAGCACAGGGTGACTGCAGATGGGCAGTTAGCCACGGGAGTAGGTGAACTCAGAAGCTGAGATCTGGTTCTTCCGAAAGAAAAATGTCCTTGGAAATCCAGATGAGCAATGCAGACACCGGGAGTTTAATCAGAGACTCATGGGATTGTTTTTAAGCGGAACCATTTACAAAAGTTTACCATGCCGGGgaaaaactgctgctgctggccatcaGGTCTTTTCAATTCTATAATAGTAAATGTAGCCTGGGTGTATGCATTTCACATCGATTCATGGTAAATTCAGGACAAATGCAAGACTCAGAGTAAACCACAATCAAGATCAATATGTTTTTCAGGACAGGATCTGAGTCAAGGCGGAAAGTGCAACAAAGCAGTCAAATCTGCCTTCAAGCTTTTATTTCAAACAAATAGGATTGAATGTTCTTATTTGTCATATGCCTAAGTCATCATCCCATTTTTACAATAAGCAGCAGCATACTTCATTAAgccattttcaaaattgcttcAATGAGTTAAgagcctaagggcttgtccacacggTGGGTctgatttctaaagcgcactgATGTGTTGAGTATTAATTGGTCAGTATATAGGCTCCGCTGGTGTGTGCTAAAGGTTCCCTCATGCACTTTAGTGTTTCAGACAACACTGTATGGCTGGCTGGCGTATCCGACGATGACATCACAGCATCACATGTTCTCATGTGGCTGTACAGTCCAATCCACGAGGAGCAAGATTGCTAACAGATGTCACATAAGAATATGCAGGGTCCCACTGAGGACTTGGCAGGATGCTTGCCCCCTTTTTTGATCCGTTTTTCATGTATGTCTTCCTCAAAGTGTTTACTACCTTCATTGGTAGTTGCTCTCTATTCAGATCTGGCCTTTGCTTTGTGTTTGAAATTATCAATATTTATGTCAATTAAGGTCAGATTCTACTTAATAATGTCTTTGAAGCATTTTCATTGACCACCCTTCTTGTGCTTTCCAAGTTTCAGCTCACCCTAGAAAACTTTTTTGGGGATTCTATCATTACCCAAAACAGCACTTCATTaaagtgcaccagcagggtcaaTTCATGTGCAACACACTAATgtgttttagaaatcacaccccagtAGAGCACATTAcctcactgtgtagacaagccctaagcctcattttaaaaaaaatgaattaagcaCTTAGGAGGCTAAGTCcctttgactttcagtgagatttagactcctaagtcccttttgaaaatgggatctaggtgctttttaaaaatttcacccCTGAACTAAAATAGTGTCAAATTAACTTGGGTTTTGTCTGCACAAACgagtttagttaaatcagtgcaaattgtgtgtgctggcaaggCCTAAAATAATCAGGTCATGATtagagctgggggcagaaggggatgGTTTTCTTGTCCTGAGATATTGAAAATGTTTCCCATCCTGAAAAtaggatgaaaaatcaaaatctcaaCAATTTTCACATACCAAAAATCCTCccaaaaaaattggtttgggtcaATCGAACCATTTcgtttttataattttgaaacattttgtttcaattttgactttttaaaaattttcttttaacttgaaattgactaaaatttcaaaatgaaaatttgaaaaaaatgaaaactcctcctccctccccctccaaataTTTTGGCATCACGAGAGTCATCAAAATTGACCCTATTTTGTGAACAGTTCTGGTTTTGACAAATTGACATTTTTCAGTGCTCATCAAAAAATCCCCGACCGACTGTAGTCATGATAAAGAACTAGCTGCAAATTTGTCTTTAGCCAAAGGGGTAATGCAGTCCAAATATCAACACCTTGCACTTTCTGTAGCACTTTCCctcttcaaaacactttacaaatatagTAATTCATCAGATGTGGAGAAACATCTTACTCAAATCAAGGGCTCTAATACAAGAAGCAGCATTCTCttatggttagagcagggaccgAAAGAATGAGCCTCTATTTGTAGCTTAGACCGACAC is a genomic window of Malaclemys terrapin pileata isolate rMalTer1 chromosome 4, rMalTer1.hap1, whole genome shotgun sequence containing:
- the PI16 gene encoding peptidase inhibitor 16 isoform X1, producing the protein MLSSGLPPLLLLLTAVELSWSLTDDEQRLIVAMHNHYRSQVSPRAADMLKMSWAPDLEAFAKAYAAKCIWGHNKERGRRGENLFAISDEMDVEVALEQWYNEHEHYNLTTSKCTVGQMCGHYTQVVWANSERVGCGMQFCKTLHGVEEPDLYLLVCNYDPPGNVRGRKPYKEGPPCSKCPEGYTCRNSICAEPSIDSEEAFPSSRTTRPNLTTRPALATATTTTNPTTTTTIRPAPTTVKKRLTPTTTRPAPTTTSAPTTTTLGPAPTTATTRPNPTTTTRPPPTTTTSPSPTQTARPNPTTATGPTSSLEPTSDLNLKTSPEMQVDSEETGAPLVTTEAVLFLDPESTLSPTASPEMEGDLKEYDAASVRAEAALSSEPPPSFSLTTPETDLSLEDTKQPPPALKPAPATAKVISLLHLLPPSKAAAGHRLAVQSSLSGARETEELMTGPTKKDLDQQNGSATSNLLEFSLFLVAAPLLTGLLL
- the PI16 gene encoding peptidase inhibitor 16 isoform X2 gives rise to the protein MLSSGLPPLLLLLTAVELSWSLTDDEQRLIVAMHNHYRSQVSPRAADMLKMSWAPDLEAFAKAYAAKCIWGHNKERGRRGENLFAISDEMDVEVALEQWYNEHEHYNLTTSKCTVGQMCGHYTQVVWANSERVGCGMQFCKTLHGVEEPDLYLLVCNYDPPGNVRGRKPYKEGPPCSKCPEGYTCRNSICEPSIDSEEAFPSSRTTRPNLTTRPALATATTTTNPTTTTTIRPAPTTVKKRLTPTTTRPAPTTTSAPTTTTLGPAPTTATTRPNPTTTTRPPPTTTTSPSPTQTARPNPTTATGPTSSLEPTSDLNLKTSPEMQVDSEETGAPLVTTEAVLFLDPESTLSPTASPEMEGDLKEYDAASVRAEAALSSEPPPSFSLTTPETDLSLEDTKQPPPALKPAPATAKVISLLHLLPPSKAAAGHRLAVQSSLSGARETEELMTGPTKKDLDQQNGSATSNLLEFSLFLVAAPLLTGLLL